The Paenibacillus mucilaginosus 3016 genome includes the window GCAGTCGACCAGGACGACCGGCTCGCGCGCTTCCTGCAGCAGGGCGCTCAGCACGTAGGGCTCCTCCGCCGTCGTCCACGGGAAAGCCTGCGCCTCCCGGCTCTGCCGGTGCAGGGCAATGCGCTCGCGCATCTCATCGTCGTACGCCTGCGACGTGGCGATGTAGAGCCCCCGCGCACCCAGCCGCGCCGCATGGCGCTCGGCGAAGCCGCTCTTGCCGCTGCGCGCGCCCCCGGTGACGAGCACCCGCAGCGGGCGTACCGCTTCCCGCGCCCCGCTCATGCCCCGGCCGGCGTCTCCCCGGCCGCCTGCGACACGCCGGCCGAGCCGAAGGTCGCCATCTCGCGCATGAGCTTTAGGGAGGCCTCCACCAGCGGGAACGCCAGTACCGCGCCGGTGCCTTCGCCCAGCCGCATATCCAGCTGGAGCATCGGCGCAAGGCCAAGCTCCTGCAGCAGCCGGGCATGCCCCCTCTCCTCCGAGAGATGCGAGGCGATCATGAAGTCCCGGCTCAGCGGAGCCAGCCGGGCGGCAATCAGCGCCGCCGCCGAGGAGATGAAGCCGTCGATCACGACGGGAATCCGCCGGGACGCCGCACCGAGGATCACACCGGCCAGCCCCGCAATCTCCAGGCCGCCGACCTTCGCCAGCACATCGAGCGGATCGTTCGGGTCCGGCCGGTTGACGGCGATCGCCCGGCGGATGACCTCCTGCTTATGCCGCAGGCGGGCATCGTCGATACCGGTGCCGCGTCCTGTGACCGCTGCCGGCTCTTCGCCGGTCAGCACGCTGAGCAGGGCGCTGCTCGCCGTCGTGTTGCCGATGCCCATCTCGCCGGTCGCCAGCAGGCCGAAGCCTTCATCCGCCAGCCCGCGGGCGATCTCGATGCCGGTCCGGATGGCCTCCACGGCCTCTTCCCGCGTCATGGCCGGGCCCTCGGCCATATTGGCCGTCCCCCACCGCACCTTGTGCGAACGGAGCAGCGGATGGGACAGCATGGCATTCACGCCGATGTCGACGCAGACGACTTCGGCGCCGGTCTGGCGGGAGAGCACGTTCACGGCCGCCCCGCCGCCAAGGAAGTTCAGCACCATCTGCGGCGTAACCTCCGCAGGGAAGGCGCTGACTCCTTCCGCGCAGACGCCGTGATCGGCCGCCATGACGACGACCGCCTTGCGGCCGAGCTCCGGCAGCGCTTCGCCGCGGATGCCCGCGACCTGCTGCGCCACCGCCTCGAGCCGCCCCAGGCTTCCCGGAGGCTTCGTAAGCTCGTCCAGACGCCTCGCCGCTTCCGCCGCCGCTCTCTCATCCAGCGGGCCGATACCCGCCAATATGTTCCCAAGTTCCTGTTCACTCATGCCCCATTCGGTCCCTTCCAAGCAGTATTTGCGGCACGCCGCTGTCCGGATGCGGCAGCACGTAGGGTCTTGTGCCATAGACCTCCTCAAGCCCTGCCGGCTGCAGCACCTGCTCCGGCGTGCCGATCGCGCGGATCCGCCCTTCCTGGAGGAGCAGCAGCCGGTCGCAGAACATCGAAGCGAGATTGAGATCATGCAGCACCGAGACGACGGTCATGCCGTTCTCTTCCTTCCACCGGTCGATCCGCTCGAGCATCTCCAGCTGATAACCGATATCGAGGAAGGTCGTCGGCTCGTCGAGCAGCAGCAGCCTCGGCTCCTGGGCCAGGGCCCGGCCGAGCGCCACACGCTGCCTTTCCCCGCCGCTGAGTGCATCCACCGTGCGCTCCTGCAGCTCCTCCAGCTTCAGCCAGGAGAGAATCCGCTCCACGAGAGCGGAGCGGTCCTCCCTCTCACTCCCCCAGCCAGTTCTGATAAGGATAGCGTCCCATCTCCACGATCTCCCTGACCGTGAAGCCCAGGGGAGGAAGCGCATCCTAGCGGAAGGACGGCCAGCAGCCGGGCCAGCGCCTTGCGGGAATACCCGGCAAGCGGCTGCCCATCCAGCTCGATGCTCCCTTGATCCGGCGCCTCCACGCCCGAGAGCAGATGCAGCAGCGTCGACTTGCCGCTGCCGTTCGGGCCCAGGATGCCGAGCCATTCGCCCTGCCGGACCTCCAGGTCGATCTCCCGGAGCACGATCCGCGCTCCGAACCTTTTGCCCAGCCCCCTTACCTTCATCCCGGCCATGGCCGTCCCTCCCTTCTTTGATGTATCTGACTTCACTTCATTTCACTTCATCATCAATATCTGCATTCCAAATTTTTACTGAACCCTACATTCACCCAGTCCAGCTTCCCCGGTCCCTGTCCCAAGCTCACCTGTTACTCCCTCAGCGCCTGCTTGCGCCGGCGGAGCAGATAAGCGAAGAACGGTGCGCCCATGAATGCCGTAACGACGCCAAGCGGAATCTCCGTCGGGGACAGCAGGGTCCGGGCCAGCGTGTCGGCCCACAGCATGTAGACCGCCCCTCCGACAAGGGAGAGCGGAAGCAGCAGCCGGTAATCCGGCCCCGCCAGCAGGCGCAGCAGATGCGGTACGAGCAGGCCGACGAACGCCACCACACCGGACACGGAGACTGCTCCGGCCGTGAGCAGGGTGGAAGCCGCCAGTACCGTAAGCTTCGCCCGCTCCACATCCACGCCCAGGTGGGCCGCCTGCCGTTCGCCGAGGGCAAACAGATTCAGCGCACTGCCGTAGGCCATCAGCACGGCTGCGCCCAGGCAGACGTAGGGCAGCAGAACCATCGAGTATGACCAGCCGCGCATCACCAGGCTGCCCATCATCCAGAAGATAATCTCGTTGATCACCTCATCGGACATCGCTACCATGAAGGATACGATGGCACCGAGGAACGCCTGCATCACGACACCTGCGAGCAGCACCGTCTCCATCCGGAGCCTGCCCCCCGTCCGGGCGAGAGCCAGCACCGCATAGAGCGTCAGACTCCCCGTCACAAAAGCCGCCGCAGGAATCGTCCACTCTCCAAACAGCGCATACTGCAGGCCGAAGAGGATCAAGAACGCCGCGCCCACCGAGGCGCCCGAGGAGACGCCGAGCGTATACGGATCGGCCAGCGGATTGCGCAGCACGCCCTGAAACCCCGCTCCGGCAAGCGCCAGCGCCGCCCCGACCAGACAGCCGAGCACCATGCGGGGCAGCCTCACCTTCCAGATGATCTGCTCGTGGGCCGTCGTCCACGGAACGGTTGCGCCGTCAGACCCGCCTCCCGTCAGCCCGTGCAGCAGAATGCCCCATACATGGCGAAAAGGCACGTGAACCGTGCCGATCGACATCGCTGCGGTGGCCGACAGCAGGAGAAGGAGCAGCGCTCCCCCGACCCACAGCGCGAGCCTCCGTCTCATTTTATTTCACCCGTTCCGGGTAAATGCCCTTGGCAATCTCAAGCAGCCCCCTCGGTAATGCGCGGACCCGGACGGGACGTTGTATCCTTGTCGACTCCAGCCAGCTTGTTATTCTTCACGGCATCAATCTTCTCCCAGCCGCTGCGGGCGCGGATGATCTCATCGAGCTTCTTGCCGGACTTGTCGTCGATGAGATTCCTCGGATACAGAATCACCTGCGGGTTGTCCACGATAACCTTCTCTTCATTAATCTTCATGTAGCCCTTCTCCCCGGCGGCCACGTTCACCCCTCCGGAGAGGGTGATGAGCTCGTCCAGGAATTCACCGGAACCCACCGTCCAGCCCGGCGAGAATTCAATCAGCACCCGGCGCTTCTCCTCCGGCTTCAGATCCTTCACGGCCTGAACCACCTGCTCCCGCTCGCTCTTCATCTTGTCCACAACCTTCTGCGCCTGCTCCTGACGGTCGAAGATCCTGCCCATCGTCAGAATATTAGCGATCACGTCGTCTACGGTCTTCGGCTCCACCTTGAACAGATTCACCTTCAGCTCACGCAGCTTGTTCACCGTGTCGTTCTTCATGGATACTCCGCTGACGACCACATCCGCCCCGGAGCCGATCAGCGCCTCTTCATTCGGCTTCATGATGCTGCCGAGCTTCGGTTTCGCCTTCGCTTCCGCCGGATAGTCGCAGAAATCCGATACGCCGACCACCTTGTCCCCGAGTCCCAGCGCGAACAGAATTTCCGTTTCACTCGGCGAGGTCGATGCCACCCGCTCGGGCGCCTTCTCGAAGGTAAACTCCTTGCCCGTCGCGTCCGTTATCTTCAGCGGATAGACCGTCCGCTTCGCTGCTGTGCCTTCGCTCCCGCCTGTGCCGCTCTCCGCCTTCGGCGGCTCCGCCAGCTCTCCCTGGCCCGGTACGGGCGCTGCCGATTGGCCGCAGGCGGTAAGTGTACCCGCCAGCGCCAGACTCAGCACCGTCCCCATCAGTTTTCTTCTCCACGCTTTCATCTGTCCACTTCCTAACCCCATATTTATTGGGAATCCTGGCTGCAGCCCTATTCCAAGAATGCCAAAAAGCCCTCCGCCGCGGAATCGCTTCCGAGCAGAGGGCAGCCCTTATCGCACCGCCGAACGCCCTGCAGGGTCCGCAAGGGACGCAGGGGGCCGCCGGGGCAGGAGAAGGTCTGCCCTTTTTCCTCGAAAGGGCGACAACGCCAAGGTCCGGGCAGGTTTCCTGACTTACGGGGCCGGCCGAAGAATACGGACCGGCGGCGCTCCGCCTTCCCGCACGCCTTCCGGCGCGCAGTGGCTGTATGGAGCTTACCCCGATGACAGTGGCGGGACCGTGCCGGATTCACACCGGCTTCCCTTTTAACCTGAGCGGCCTCCTCTTGCGGCTCGGCCCCCAGGCACCCGGACTGCGGACGGCCGCCGTGATCCGGCAGCCGTGTGTTCACTTCGTACAAGTCGAATTGCGCTTACTTCACGGCAATCTGCTTCATGACCTGCTTGGCCTTCTCCTTGTCCGGCGCATTCACCGGAATGAAGGCATATAGATCCTTGCCGTTCAGGTTCAAATCCTTGAACCAGGCCGATTCCTCCATCGGAATCACGTACAGGTGTTTCTCCTTCTTCCCGTTCTCCTCGATCTCAAGGACACCGTTCGGAAAATCCTCCGGCTTCGCCACATCATCCAGCGGGATGAAAGCCTGCTGGTTCTTCAACGACTCCAGCTGGTCGCCCGGCAGCACGTGAATCCCGTGATCCCCCGCAGCGATCTCCACAATCATCTTCTCCATGCTGAAAACCGGCGTTGCCAATACCTGGACCGTCGGCGCCGTCCCAAGCTTCGCCTGAAGCGAAGCCTGCAGCTTCTCCGACGCTTCGCTCGGAATCCCCTTCGAAGACATCATGAAAACCGTCACATCCGCCTTCGGCCCTCCGCCGCATCCGGCCAGAATCACCACAAGCAGCAGCGCAAGCAGCCACTTCCTTCTCATGAACTTCATGCTCCCTTCACGCACCTTGGAAACCCCGTTCTTCTATCATGCTATCTTATCATAAAGAAGCCGCGGCTTTCAAAGCTTCCCTGTCCTTACACGGCAAAAAAGAAGCCGGTCATGACCGGCTTCTCCGAAATCCCTGCATATATTCGTTAATCTTTATATCCAGCTCCATGCTGATCTCAACCACGCGGGAGGATGTAAGGCTGTTTCCGCTTTGAACAAGCTGCTCCATCTCCTGCCTCAGCCGGTAGATATCATCTTCCAGTGTTGAAGCCGCGGAACCCTTTTTGCGTTTGCCAAAGATCCACTTGGACTTCTCCTCG containing:
- the cobT gene encoding nicotinate-nucleotide--dimethylbenzimidazole phosphoribosyltransferase; the encoded protein is MSEQELGNILAGIGPLDERAAAEAARRLDELTKPPGSLGRLEAVAQQVAGIRGEALPELGRKAVVVMAADHGVCAEGVSAFPAEVTPQMVLNFLGGGAAVNVLSRQTGAEVVCVDIGVNAMLSHPLLRSHKVRWGTANMAEGPAMTREEAVEAIRTGIEIARGLADEGFGLLATGEMGIGNTTASSALLSVLTGEEPAAVTGRGTGIDDARLRHKQEVIRRAIAVNRPDPNDPLDVLAKVGGLEIAGLAGVILGAASRRIPVVIDGFISSAAALIAARLAPLSRDFMIASHLSEERGHARLLQELGLAPMLQLDMRLGEGTGAVLAFPLVEASLKLMREMATFGSAGVSQAAGETPAGA
- a CDS encoding FecCD family ABC transporter permease, producing the protein MRRRLALWVGGALLLLLLSATAAMSIGTVHVPFRHVWGILLHGLTGGGSDGATVPWTTAHEQIIWKVRLPRMVLGCLVGAALALAGAGFQGVLRNPLADPYTLGVSSGASVGAAFLILFGLQYALFGEWTIPAAAFVTGSLTLYAVLALARTGGRLRMETVLLAGVVMQAFLGAIVSFMVAMSDEVINEIIFWMMGSLVMRGWSYSMVLLPYVCLGAAVLMAYGSALNLFALGERQAAHLGVDVERAKLTVLAASTLLTAGAVSVSGVVAFVGLLVPHLLRLLAGPDYRLLLPLSLVGGAVYMLWADTLARTLLSPTEIPLGVVTAFMGAPFFAYLLRRRKQALRE
- a CDS encoding aspartyl-phosphate phosphatase Spo0E family protein, whose translation is MAFPEYQLRQNFNLGWIRESEEKSKWIFGKRKKGSAASTLEDDIYRLRQEMEQLVQSGNSLTSSRVVEISMELDIKINEYMQGFRRSRS